The DNA region GGCGGGCCGGCTCGGCTGGGCGCTCGACGACCAGCTGGTGGAGCCGGGCCTGGTGGCGATCGCCGTGCCCGTACGGGACGGGGACGGGCGGATCGTCTGCGCGCTCAGCACCGTCAGCCACACCAGCCGGCACGACGCGGACTCGCTCCGCGCCGCCGTGCTGCCGCGGCTGCGGGACACGGCCGGGGCGATGGAGAAGGCGCTGCGGGAGGCGCCGGCGGAGGAACCGGCCGCGCCCAGCGGCCTGGCGGCCTGGACCTCGGAGTCCAAGCAGGAGCTGGGGCGGGAGTTCGTGGAGTCGCTGGCGCGCGGGCTCACCGTCCTCACGGCGTTCGGCGCGGGCCGGGAGGCGCTGCCGCTGACGGCGGTCGCGGAGGCCACGGGGCTCGCGCGGGCGACCGCGCGGCGGGCGCTGATCACCCTGGAGCACGTCGGCTGTGTGGCGGTGGAGGGGCGGGAGTTCCGGCTGACGCCGCGCGTCCTCGACCTCGGCTTCCCGCCGCTGTCGCGCACGACGCTGACCCGGATCGCACAGCCGCACCTGGCCGATCTGGCCGAGCGGGTGCGCGAGTCGACGTCGCTCGCGGTCCTGGTGGGCGACGAGGTGCAGTACACGGGCCGGGTCGAGACCAGCCGCATCATGAACGTCCACATCACCCTCGGCACGCGCTTCCCCGCGTACGCGACCTCCATGGGCCGGGTGCTGCTCGCCGGTCTGCCGCCAAAGGAGCGGGCGGAGCGCCTGGCCGGGGCGGAGCCGCGGGCCCTGACCCCGTACACGGTGACGGATCGCGCGGAGCTCGGCGCGCTGCTCGACGGGGTGGGGCGGGCGGGCTACGCGCTGGCCGACCAGGAGCTGGAGGAGGGGCTGCGGTCGATCGCGATGCCGGTACGGGACCGGGCCGGGCGGGCGGTCGCCGCGGTGAACGTGGCGCTGCACGCGAGCCGCCGCTCCCCCGAGGAGTGCGTGACCGAGGTGCTGCCGGAGCTGGCGGCGGCGATCGCCGGGATCGAGGCCGATCTGCACGTCACGGAGCGGTTCGCCCGCGTGCCCGCGTACTGACGGCCGGTCGCCGGGAGGGGTTCCTGGAGCCCAGGCGGGCTCAGGCCTCCTCGGGGTCCTCCAGCACGCGCTGGGCCACGGCGAAGGCGGCGTTGGCCGCCGGGACGCCGCAGTAGACGCCGGCCTGGAGGAGGGCGGCGGCGATCTCGGCATCGCCGAGGCCGTTGCGGCGCGCCGCGCGCAGGTGGAGGGCGAGTTCCTCGTGGTGGCCGTGGGCGACGAGGGCGGTGAGGGTGACGAGGCTGCGTTCGCGGCGCGAGAGGGTGGGGTCGGTCCAGATCTCGCCCCAGGCGTAGCGGGAGATGAAGTCCTGGAAGCGGGCGGTGAGCGGGGTCTGCCGGGCCTGGGCCCGGTCGACATGGGCGTCGCCCAGGACTTCGCGGCGGGTCGCCATGCCGTTCGTTCCGCTCGGAGCGGGACCGATCCCGAAGTGCGCGCGCAGGGCGGCGGTGACGGCGGCGGGCTGTTCGGCGGGGGCCAGGTGGGAGGCGCCGGGGAGTTCGGTGAGCGCGGCGCCGGGCACGGCGTCGGCGATCTCCCGCAGATGCGCGGGCGGCGTGGCGGG from Streptomyces fradiae includes:
- a CDS encoding IclR family transcriptional regulator C-terminal domain-containing protein yields the protein MPSIDDSPAGESAAETAAAPPEAVTPLLRGIGVLRRLTGAGGRMPVGELERATGLARSTVDRITGTLARMGYVRIEGRDVVLAPPLLELGNAYLASVRLPGLLGGLADALADELDESVSLAVADGDGIRFVHQATRRRAMSVSFRIGDLLPAERTAPGLLFASAWDAAGWAEWRQRRAADPAGRGFPVAPPSGRTGAVDFAERAAEAGRLGWALDDQLVEPGLVAIAVPVRDGDGRIVCALSTVSHTSRHDADSLRAAVLPRLRDTAGAMEKALREAPAEEPAAPSGLAAWTSESKQELGREFVESLARGLTVLTAFGAGREALPLTAVAEATGLARATARRALITLEHVGCVAVEGREFRLTPRVLDLGFPPLSRTTLTRIAQPHLADLAERVRESTSLAVLVGDEVQYTGRVETSRIMNVHITLGTRFPAYATSMGRVLLAGLPPKERAERLAGAEPRALTPYTVTDRAELGALLDGVGRAGYALADQELEEGLRSIAMPVRDRAGRAVAAVNVALHASRRSPEECVTEVLPELAAAIAGIEADLHVTERFARVPAY